The following coding sequences are from one Microbacterium wangchenii window:
- the ligA gene encoding NAD-dependent DNA ligase LigA, with amino-acid sequence MANGDQLPDLTLDEARAEAADLTTRIVDARDAYYGRDAEIVDDATYDEWMRRLEQIERLYPELQGQDSPTQSVGAAESTMFAPIEHAERMLSLDNVFSSDELRDWCVKTSASAGRSVRWLAELKIDGLAISLRYENGVLTSAATRGDGRVGEDVTGNALQVTGIPQRLSGTGHPPLVEVRGEVFIPVAAFDELNALQARLRERVVADSLARGGDEEKASRSAARRFPAFANPRNAASGGLRQQLEKKSGLELEAGRARLQSLRLFVHGIGAWPAPPVSSQSEVYGLLAEWGLPTSPYFRTSDDIDGVLAFVAEYGEHRHAVEHEIDGVVVKVDELALHDELGATSRAPRWAIAYKYPPEQVNTKLLDIVVSVGRTGRATPFAVMAPARVAGSVVRQATLHNQEVVKAKGVLIGDTVVLRKAGDVIPEVLGPVVELRDGSERAFVMPTECPECGFPLSPAKAGDIDLRCPNTRACPAQVRGRVEHIGSRGALDIEALGEVTAAALTQPSVPEQPPLETEAGLFDLTLEQLVPIEVIVRDTETGEPRVDEKTGDPVRRAPFRRNPSPAERKAGATGPQPSAQAVTLLEELEKAKTKELWRFLVALNIRHVGPVAARALAQWFGSVDAIRAASRDELAAVEGVGGIIADAVTDWFAVDWHREIVERWAAAGAQLATPGHPGPGAAAEGGGVLDGVTVVATGSLEGYTREGAQEAILRAGGKAASSVSKKTDFVAAGPGAGSKLGKAEELGVRIIDAAQFHVLVTEGPAALDAIAPDAG; translated from the coding sequence GTGGCGAACGGTGATCAACTCCCCGACCTGACCCTCGACGAGGCGCGCGCGGAGGCGGCCGACCTCACCACGCGCATCGTCGACGCGCGCGATGCCTACTACGGGCGTGATGCCGAGATCGTCGACGACGCCACCTACGACGAGTGGATGCGCCGCCTCGAGCAGATCGAGCGGCTCTACCCCGAGCTGCAGGGGCAGGACAGCCCCACCCAGTCGGTGGGCGCCGCCGAGAGCACGATGTTCGCGCCGATCGAGCATGCCGAGCGGATGCTGAGCCTGGACAACGTGTTCAGCTCCGACGAATTGCGGGACTGGTGCGTCAAGACCTCCGCCTCCGCCGGGCGGTCGGTCCGCTGGCTCGCCGAGTTGAAGATCGACGGGCTCGCGATCAGCTTGCGCTATGAGAACGGCGTGCTCACCTCGGCCGCCACCCGGGGCGACGGGCGCGTGGGGGAGGACGTGACCGGGAACGCGCTGCAGGTGACGGGGATCCCGCAGCGTCTGTCCGGGACGGGCCATCCGCCGCTGGTGGAGGTGCGCGGCGAGGTGTTCATCCCCGTTGCCGCGTTCGACGAGCTCAACGCCCTCCAGGCGCGCCTGCGCGAACGGGTCGTCGCGGACTCCCTCGCGCGCGGGGGAGACGAGGAGAAGGCATCCCGCAGCGCCGCCCGGCGGTTCCCCGCCTTCGCCAACCCCCGCAACGCCGCCAGTGGCGGACTGCGGCAGCAGTTGGAGAAGAAGAGCGGACTCGAGCTGGAGGCCGGGCGCGCCCGGCTGCAGTCGCTGCGGCTGTTCGTGCACGGGATCGGCGCCTGGCCGGCGCCGCCGGTGTCGTCGCAGAGCGAGGTGTACGGGCTGCTGGCCGAGTGGGGCCTCCCGACGAGCCCGTATTTCCGCACGTCCGACGACATCGACGGCGTGCTCGCGTTCGTCGCCGAGTACGGCGAGCATCGCCACGCCGTGGAGCACGAGATCGACGGCGTCGTGGTGAAGGTCGACGAGCTGGCACTGCACGACGAGCTCGGCGCCACCAGTCGCGCGCCGCGGTGGGCGATCGCGTACAAGTACCCGCCCGAGCAGGTCAACACGAAGCTCCTGGACATCGTCGTGTCGGTCGGCCGCACCGGACGTGCGACGCCGTTCGCCGTGATGGCTCCCGCCCGCGTGGCCGGCAGCGTCGTGCGGCAGGCGACGCTGCACAACCAGGAGGTCGTCAAGGCCAAGGGCGTGCTCATCGGCGACACGGTGGTGCTGCGCAAGGCCGGCGACGTCATCCCGGAGGTGCTCGGCCCGGTCGTGGAGCTGCGGGACGGCAGCGAACGCGCGTTCGTGATGCCCACCGAGTGCCCGGAGTGCGGGTTCCCGCTGAGCCCGGCGAAGGCGGGCGACATCGACCTGCGCTGCCCCAACACGCGGGCGTGCCCGGCTCAGGTGCGCGGACGCGTGGAGCACATCGGCTCGCGCGGCGCGCTGGACATCGAGGCGCTCGGCGAGGTGACGGCGGCCGCCCTCACCCAGCCGAGCGTGCCGGAGCAGCCTCCGCTGGAGACCGAGGCGGGCCTGTTCGACCTCACTCTGGAGCAGCTCGTGCCGATCGAGGTGATCGTCCGCGACACCGAGACCGGCGAGCCCCGCGTCGACGAGAAGACCGGCGACCCGGTGCGGCGCGCGCCGTTCCGGCGCAACCCCAGTCCCGCGGAGAGGAAGGCCGGCGCCACCGGACCCCAGCCGTCGGCGCAGGCGGTGACGCTGCTGGAGGAGCTGGAGAAGGCCAAGACGAAGGAGCTGTGGCGCTTCCTCGTGGCGCTGAACATCCGCCACGTCGGCCCGGTGGCCGCGCGCGCCCTCGCGCAGTGGTTCGGCTCGGTCGATGCCATCCGCGCGGCCTCGCGGGACGAACTCGCCGCGGTCGAGGGTGTCGGGGGCATCATCGCGGATGCGGTGACCGACTGGTTCGCGGTGGACTGGCACCGCGAGATCGTCGAGCGCTGGGCCGCGGCGGGCGCGCAGCTCGCCACCCCCGGCCACCCCGGCCCCGGCGCCGCGGCCGAAGGCGGCGGGGTGCTGGACGGGGTCACGGTCGTGGCCACCGGGTCGCTGGAGGGTTACACGCGCGAAGGCGCGCAGGAGGCGATCCTGCGCGCCGGCGGCAAGGCGGCATCGAGCGTGTCCAAGAAGACCGACTTCGTCGCCGCGGGGCCCGGCGCCGGATCGAAGCTCGGCAAGGCCGAAGAACTGGGCGTCCGCATCATCGACGCGGCGCAGTTCCACGTGCTCGTGACGGAGGGTCCCGCCGCGCTGGACGCGATCGCACCGGACGCGGGATGA
- the mnmA gene encoding tRNA 2-thiouridine(34) synthase MnmA, whose amino-acid sequence MRILAAMSGGVDSAVAAARAVDAGHDVVGVHLALSRAGGTLRAGSRGCCTIEDAMDARRAADRLGIPFYVWDFSERFRDDVIDDFISEYRAGRTPNPCMRCNEKIKFAALLERALELGFDAVCTGHYAALVDGPHGRELHRASDAAKDQSYVLGVLTAEQLAHTYFPLGDTPSKALVRAEAEARGLTVAHKPDSHDICFIPDGDTRGWLAEKVGAEQGPIVDRAGAVVGSHEGAHAYTVGQRRGLQLGTPAPDGKPRFVLEVRPVSNTVVVGSKEALATAEISGSRYTWAGRAPEPGEFACHVQIRAHADPVPARASWVDGTLSVVPDVPFDGVAPGQTAVLYDGTRVIGQFTIDRTVSAVPVPA is encoded by the coding sequence ATGCGGATTCTGGCGGCGATGAGCGGTGGAGTGGACTCCGCGGTCGCGGCTGCCCGCGCCGTGGACGCGGGGCACGACGTCGTCGGCGTGCACCTGGCCCTCTCCCGGGCCGGCGGAACCCTGCGCGCCGGCAGCCGCGGATGCTGCACCATCGAAGACGCGATGGACGCCCGCCGTGCCGCCGATCGCCTGGGCATCCCGTTCTACGTGTGGGATTTCTCCGAGCGCTTCCGCGACGACGTCATCGACGACTTCATCTCCGAGTACCGCGCCGGCCGCACGCCCAACCCGTGCATGCGGTGCAACGAGAAGATCAAGTTCGCCGCGCTGCTCGAGCGAGCCCTCGAACTGGGTTTCGACGCCGTGTGCACGGGGCACTACGCCGCGCTGGTGGACGGGCCCCACGGGCGGGAGCTGCACCGCGCGTCGGATGCGGCGAAGGACCAGTCGTACGTCCTGGGCGTCCTGACCGCCGAGCAGCTCGCGCACACGTACTTCCCGCTCGGTGACACCCCGTCCAAGGCGCTCGTGCGTGCCGAGGCGGAGGCTCGCGGCCTCACCGTCGCGCACAAGCCCGACAGCCATGACATCTGCTTCATCCCCGACGGTGACACACGCGGATGGCTCGCCGAGAAGGTCGGGGCCGAGCAGGGCCCCATCGTCGATCGGGCCGGTGCGGTCGTCGGCTCCCACGAGGGCGCCCACGCGTACACCGTGGGACAGCGCCGCGGGCTGCAGTTGGGCACACCGGCACCCGACGGGAAGCCGCGATTCGTCCTCGAGGTGCGTCCGGTGAGCAACACCGTCGTGGTCGGGTCGAAGGAGGCCCTCGCGACCGCCGAGATCTCCGGCTCGCGATACACGTGGGCCGGTCGCGCGCCCGAGCCCGGGGAGTTCGCGTGCCACGTGCAGATTCGTGCGCACGCCGACCCCGTCCCCGCCCGCGCGAGCTGGGTGGACGGCACGCTCTCCGTCGTCCCCGACGTCCCCTTCGACGGCGTGGCCCCCGGCCAGACGGCGGTCCTCTACGACGGCACCCGTGTGATCGGCCAGTTCACGATCGACCGCACGGTGTCGGCGGTTCCCGTCCCCGCCTGA
- a CDS encoding cysteine desulfurase family protein — MPVYLDHAATTPLRQEAAEAWLAAASVGANPSSIHGGGQAARRVLEESRERLAAVLGCDPVEVVFTSGGTESINTAVKGLWWARGDRPGVIALPDGEHHATTDTVAWLVQREGAGVLRVPLDGVGRIDPGLFGEAAAGSAFATALVANNEVGTVQDAAALAAASARAGAPLHLDAVSALGHVPVHFARWRGDAPGGAGLVGMSLSAHKVGGPVGVGALVVARSARLGALVHGGGQQRGLRAGTQDVAGAAAFAVAAELAEAERDAEDARLSELRDALVRGIRALVPGVELLGDPQERLPGNVHVLFPDAAGETLLFLLDQAGIAVSTGSACQAGVAEPSHVVLALGRTEREARSVLRLTLGRTSTAADVAAFLEALPDAYARAASAAARARR, encoded by the coding sequence ATGCCGGTCTACCTGGACCACGCCGCGACGACCCCGCTGAGGCAGGAAGCCGCCGAGGCGTGGCTGGCCGCCGCATCCGTCGGAGCCAACCCCTCCTCGATCCACGGCGGCGGTCAGGCCGCGCGCCGCGTGCTGGAGGAATCCCGCGAGCGTCTCGCCGCCGTCCTGGGATGCGACCCCGTCGAGGTGGTCTTCACCTCCGGCGGCACAGAGTCGATCAACACGGCGGTGAAGGGCCTGTGGTGGGCGCGCGGCGACCGCCCCGGTGTCATCGCGCTGCCCGACGGGGAGCATCACGCCACGACGGACACCGTCGCGTGGCTCGTCCAGCGTGAGGGCGCCGGCGTCCTCCGTGTGCCGCTCGACGGCGTGGGACGCATCGATCCGGGCCTTTTCGGGGAGGCCGCGGCCGGATCCGCGTTCGCGACGGCGCTCGTGGCCAACAACGAGGTGGGCACGGTGCAGGATGCCGCGGCCCTGGCCGCCGCATCCGCCCGCGCCGGCGCGCCGCTGCACCTGGACGCCGTGTCGGCGCTGGGACACGTGCCGGTGCACTTCGCGCGATGGCGAGGCGACGCTCCGGGCGGGGCCGGGCTGGTCGGGATGAGCCTGTCGGCGCACAAGGTGGGCGGCCCGGTCGGGGTCGGCGCGCTCGTGGTGGCCCGCTCGGCGCGCCTGGGCGCGCTCGTGCACGGCGGGGGGCAGCAGCGGGGGCTCCGGGCCGGGACGCAGGACGTCGCCGGGGCCGCCGCGTTCGCCGTGGCCGCGGAGCTGGCCGAGGCCGAGCGCGACGCGGAGGACGCGCGGCTGTCGGAGCTGCGCGATGCGCTGGTGCGCGGCATCCGCGCCCTGGTCCCGGGGGTGGAGCTGCTCGGCGACCCGCAGGAGCGCCTCCCCGGCAACGTGCACGTGCTCTTCCCCGACGCCGCGGGGGAGACGCTGCTGTTCCTGCTGGATCAGGCCGGGATCGCCGTCTCGACAGGCTCGGCCTGTCAGGCCGGCGTGGCCGAGCCGTCGCACGTCGTGCTCGCCCTGGGTCGCACCGAGCGCGAGGCGCGCTCGGTGCTGCGCCTGACCCTCGGGCGCACCTCGACCGCGGCCGACGTCGCCGCCTTCCTCGAGGCGCTCCCCGACGCGTACGCGCGGGCCGCTTCCGCCGCCGCCCGCGCTCGCCGCTGA
- the glgX gene encoding glycogen debranching protein GlgX produces MARPEPALVPPARAGLLDAVYDDLGVRQGPEGGTLRVWSGHADSVELVVFDDVDLDWAVATLPLVPVGGGVWAVTTELLRPGARYAVRADGPPAPGNTFNRETLLLDPYARGIVAGGFGDHRAVVVDGGFDWGGVTKPAVPMDRTVIYEAHVKGLTKRHPGVPPALHGTYAGLAHPAMIQHLLDLGVTSVELLPIHAFATEPRLLHLGLTNYWGYNTVNFFTPHARYATAESRRSGPEAVLREFKGMVRLLHEAGLEVILDVVYNHTSEEGVGGPRSSLRGLDNRSYYRQHDDGTYIDVTGCGNSVDTATDAAARLVLDSLRYWANDVQVDGFRLDLAVTLGRDGAHTFTPDHPLLRAIVDDPLLAGVKTIAEPWDVGLGGWQTGNFGTGWHEWNDRYRDRVRNFWLSDVDYARRADTSPTGVGGFATRLAGSSNTFSAERGPLASVNFVTAHDGFTLHDLVSYDVKHNLANGEHGRDGADTNRSFNHGTEGPTDDEGILSVRRKAMRNLLGTLLLSAGIPMLTAGDEFGRTQRGNNNAYCHDSALTWLSWDHAPWQDDLAAHVRRLLQLRRENPALRPSRFARLGEHIPSASVMQWYDEHGETMSIERWTSATHRTLQYVAASTPEHEPHNRILLIVHGNEAPIEVTLPELEGAERFVSLWTSLTDRPAEDRPEFAAGDVVTMPDTSMHLFRVV; encoded by the coding sequence ATGGCGCGACCCGAACCTGCTCTCGTGCCTCCTGCCCGCGCGGGCCTGCTGGACGCCGTCTACGACGACCTCGGGGTGCGCCAGGGGCCCGAGGGCGGCACGCTGCGGGTGTGGTCGGGGCATGCCGACAGCGTCGAGCTCGTCGTCTTCGACGACGTCGACCTCGACTGGGCGGTCGCGACCCTTCCCCTCGTCCCCGTCGGCGGTGGGGTGTGGGCCGTCACGACGGAGCTGCTGCGGCCCGGGGCGCGGTACGCCGTGCGCGCCGACGGTCCCCCCGCCCCGGGGAACACCTTCAACCGCGAGACCCTCCTGCTCGATCCCTATGCGCGCGGCATCGTGGCCGGCGGGTTCGGCGATCACCGCGCCGTCGTCGTGGACGGCGGGTTCGACTGGGGCGGGGTGACCAAACCCGCCGTGCCGATGGATCGCACGGTCATCTACGAGGCGCACGTGAAAGGGCTCACCAAACGCCACCCCGGCGTCCCGCCCGCCCTGCACGGCACCTACGCGGGGCTCGCCCATCCCGCGATGATCCAGCACCTCCTCGACCTGGGCGTCACGAGCGTCGAACTGCTCCCCATCCACGCCTTCGCGACCGAACCGCGCCTGCTGCATCTCGGGTTGACGAACTACTGGGGCTACAACACCGTCAACTTCTTCACGCCGCACGCCCGCTACGCCACCGCAGAGAGTCGTCGCAGCGGGCCCGAGGCGGTGCTGCGGGAGTTCAAGGGCATGGTCCGGCTGCTGCACGAAGCCGGGCTCGAGGTCATCCTGGACGTCGTCTACAACCACACCTCGGAGGAGGGCGTGGGCGGCCCCCGCTCCAGCCTGCGGGGGCTGGACAACCGCTCCTACTACCGTCAGCACGACGACGGGACCTATATCGATGTGACCGGATGCGGCAACTCGGTCGACACCGCCACCGACGCCGCCGCGCGGCTCGTGCTGGATTCGCTGCGGTACTGGGCCAACGACGTGCAGGTGGACGGCTTCCGTCTGGACCTCGCCGTGACCCTCGGCCGGGACGGCGCGCACACGTTCACGCCGGATCATCCGCTGCTGCGCGCCATCGTGGACGACCCCCTCCTGGCGGGGGTCAAGACGATCGCGGAGCCGTGGGATGTCGGCCTGGGCGGATGGCAGACCGGCAACTTCGGCACCGGTTGGCACGAGTGGAACGACCGCTACCGCGACCGTGTGCGCAATTTCTGGTTGAGCGACGTGGACTATGCGCGACGCGCCGACACGTCCCCGACCGGAGTGGGCGGTTTCGCGACGCGCCTGGCGGGATCGTCGAACACGTTCAGCGCCGAGCGCGGTCCCCTCGCCAGCGTCAACTTCGTCACCGCCCACGACGGGTTCACGCTGCACGACCTGGTCTCCTACGACGTCAAGCACAACCTCGCCAACGGGGAGCACGGCCGCGACGGCGCCGACACGAACCGTTCGTTCAACCACGGCACCGAGGGTCCCACCGACGATGAGGGCATCCTCTCGGTGCGCCGGAAGGCGATGCGCAACCTCCTGGGAACGCTGCTGCTGTCCGCCGGCATCCCGATGCTCACCGCCGGCGACGAGTTCGGCCGCACGCAGCGCGGCAACAACAATGCGTACTGCCACGACTCCGCGCTGACATGGCTGTCGTGGGACCACGCGCCGTGGCAGGACGATCTCGCCGCGCACGTGCGGCGCCTCCTGCAGCTGCGACGGGAGAATCCCGCCCTCCGCCCCAGCCGGTTCGCGCGTCTGGGCGAGCACATCCCCTCGGCCTCGGTCATGCAGTGGTACGACGAGCACGGCGAGACGATGTCGATCGAGCGGTGGACCAGCGCGACCCACCGCACGCTGCAGTACGTCGCCGCGTCCACCCCCGAGCACGAACCGCACAACCGCATCCTGCTGATCGTGCACGGCAACGAGGCCCCCATCGAGGTGACCCTGCCCGAGTTGGAGGGAGCCGAGCGATTCGTGTCGCTGTGGACCAGCCTCACCGACCGCCCGGCCGAGGACAGGCCGGAGTTCGCCGCCGGCGACGTGGTCACCATGCCCGACACCTCGATGCACCTGTTCCGGGTCGTCTGA
- a CDS encoding alpha-1,4-glucan--maltose-1-phosphate maltosyltransferase, which produces MAAPRPSVPGGRFRPSAYVEEAVPFTVTAFREGHDLIGVHVRLFSPAGDESLHRLSPLNDGLDRWSTLVAPLEQGVWRFRFEAFADDFATWQHAAEVKIAAGVDTALMRTSGALLFDRAVADKSRPRAERTALQGAARALRDTAITDEVALGIVTDPELAAYFAERPLAMLGSVGDELELLVERQRAGVGAWYEFFPRSEGARRLKDGTVKSGTFRTAAKRLPAVAAMGFDVLYLPPIHPIGQSNRKGPNNTLHPAPGDPGSPWAIGSSAGGHDAVHPDLGTLADFRAFVRAARGAGIEVALDLALQASPDHPWVREHPAWFTTLPDGSIAYAENPPKKYQDIYPVNFDNDPEGIRAEVLRIVRHWIAQGVQIFRVDNPHTKPLQFWEWLIATVSAESPDVVFLAEAFTRPAPLQGLAMAGFQQSYTYFTWRNTKEELAEFLTSLATETDDFLRPNLFVNTPDILTEYLQFGGRAAYKVRAAIAATAAPSYGVYAGYELFENVARPGSEENIDNEKYEYKFRDWEGAEERGESLAPYLRMLNAARRAHPALGQLRNLSVHWSDDDSILVYSKHLDAALSPTGASDTVLVVANVDPHSVRETMVHLDTTLWGIAPGEPYQVEDLVTGAVWTWTDHNFVRLDAFTEPVHLLHVKESR; this is translated from the coding sequence ATGGCCGCCCCTCGCCCCTCGGTGCCCGGCGGACGTTTCCGCCCGTCCGCCTACGTCGAGGAGGCCGTGCCGTTCACGGTCACCGCTTTCCGCGAGGGGCACGACCTCATCGGCGTGCACGTGCGCCTGTTCTCCCCCGCCGGCGACGAGTCGCTGCATCGTCTATCGCCCCTCAACGACGGCCTCGACCGGTGGTCGACCCTGGTCGCCCCGCTGGAGCAGGGCGTGTGGCGGTTCCGCTTCGAGGCGTTCGCAGATGATTTCGCCACGTGGCAGCACGCGGCAGAGGTGAAGATCGCCGCCGGCGTGGACACGGCGCTCATGCGCACCTCCGGAGCGCTGCTGTTCGATCGGGCCGTCGCCGACAAGTCGCGCCCCCGCGCCGAGCGCACCGCGCTGCAGGGGGCGGCGCGGGCGCTGCGGGATACCGCCATCACCGACGAGGTGGCGCTGGGGATCGTGACCGACCCGGAACTGGCTGCGTACTTCGCCGAACGCCCGCTGGCGATGCTCGGCTCCGTCGGTGACGAGCTGGAGCTGCTCGTCGAACGGCAGCGTGCCGGTGTGGGCGCGTGGTACGAGTTCTTCCCCCGCTCCGAGGGCGCGCGGCGCCTCAAGGACGGCACCGTCAAGAGCGGCACCTTCCGCACCGCGGCCAAGCGGCTTCCGGCCGTGGCGGCGATGGGCTTCGACGTGCTGTACCTGCCCCCGATCCATCCCATCGGACAGAGCAACCGCAAAGGCCCCAACAACACCCTCCACCCCGCCCCGGGCGACCCCGGATCGCCGTGGGCGATCGGATCTTCCGCGGGCGGCCACGACGCCGTCCACCCCGACCTGGGCACCCTCGCCGATTTCCGGGCGTTCGTGCGGGCTGCGCGCGGTGCCGGAATCGAGGTGGCCCTCGACCTGGCCCTGCAGGCTTCCCCCGACCACCCGTGGGTGAGAGAGCACCCGGCGTGGTTCACGACACTTCCCGACGGCTCGATCGCCTACGCCGAGAACCCGCCGAAGAAGTACCAGGACATCTATCCGGTCAACTTCGACAACGATCCGGAAGGGATCCGCGCGGAGGTGCTGCGGATCGTGCGTCATTGGATCGCGCAGGGCGTGCAGATCTTCCGCGTGGACAACCCGCACACCAAGCCGCTGCAGTTCTGGGAGTGGCTCATCGCGACGGTGAGCGCCGAGTCCCCCGACGTCGTGTTCCTCGCCGAGGCGTTCACGCGCCCCGCTCCCCTGCAGGGACTGGCGATGGCCGGCTTCCAGCAGAGCTACACCTACTTCACGTGGCGCAACACCAAGGAGGAGCTCGCGGAGTTCCTCACCTCCCTCGCCACGGAGACCGACGATTTCCTCCGGCCGAACCTCTTCGTCAACACCCCCGACATCCTCACCGAGTACCTCCAGTTCGGCGGGCGCGCCGCCTACAAGGTGCGCGCGGCCATCGCGGCCACCGCCGCCCCCAGCTACGGCGTGTACGCCGGATACGAGCTGTTCGAGAACGTGGCCAGGCCCGGCTCCGAGGAGAACATCGACAACGAGAAGTACGAGTACAAGTTCCGCGACTGGGAGGGCGCCGAGGAGCGCGGCGAATCGCTCGCGCCGTACCTGCGGATGCTGAACGCGGCGCGCCGCGCGCATCCCGCGCTCGGGCAGCTGCGCAACCTCTCGGTCCACTGGAGCGACGACGATTCGATCCTGGTGTACTCCAAGCACCTGGATGCCGCGCTCTCGCCCACCGGCGCATCGGACACCGTCCTGGTGGTGGCCAACGTCGACCCGCACTCCGTCCGCGAGACGATGGTGCACCTGGACACGACGCTGTGGGGCATCGCCCCGGGCGAGCCGTACCAGGTGGAGGATCTCGTCACCGGCGCGGTGTGGACCTGGACCGATCACAATTTCGTGCGTCTGGATGCGTTCACCGAGCCGGTGCACCTCCTGCATGTGAAGGAGTCACGATGA
- the glgB gene encoding 1,4-alpha-glucan branching protein GlgB → MTPSTLPDDALLDAVAAGTHHDPHSVLGVHPAGDGAWVIRTRRPLAATVTANLADGSSARLEHVRAGIWEARVPRQPGPYTITSTYEGGTDYTADDPYRHLPTLGEMDLHLIGEGRHEELWRVLGAHVRTLDGSPGVAFAVWAPDARAVRVAGDVNGWDGTAHAMRSMGGSGVWELFVPGMAAGDTYKFEILTRRGEWILKADPMARFAEKPPATASVVTESSYAWGDDAWMARRARTAPVSAPMSIYEIHLGSWRPGLTYRDAADPLVEYVTAQGFTHVEFLPLAEHPFGGSWGYQVTGYYAPTSRFGQPDDLRYLIDRLHQAGIGVIMDWVPGHFPKDAFALARFDGEPLYEHPDPRRGEHKDWGTLIFDYGRNEVRNFLVANALYWLEEFHVDGLRVDAVASMLYLDYSRNEGEWAPNQYGGRENLEAIRFLKEVNGTAYKRYPGIAIIAEESTSFPGVTAPTDHAGLGFGFKWNMGWMNDSLQYMARDPLYRGHHEGELSFSFVYAFSENFILPVSHDEVVHGKGSLFGRMPGDHWQKLANMRAFLAYMWGHPGKQLLFMGQEFGQMSEWAEGRSLDWWMLEQPSHAQLHDFVATLNRTYREQAALWSRDSDGAAFTRLGAPSWNSNVLAFARRDWHGNTVAVVCNFSGAPLHGYELTLPEHGVWEEILNTDAAEYGGSGVGNLGVVHADDTGRAVLSLPPLGVLWLHHRRDNARLPAPGKG, encoded by the coding sequence ATGACACCGTCCACCCTCCCCGACGACGCCCTGCTCGACGCGGTCGCCGCCGGCACGCATCACGATCCGCACTCGGTGCTGGGCGTGCATCCCGCCGGCGACGGCGCATGGGTGATCCGCACCCGGCGGCCGCTCGCGGCCACGGTCACGGCGAACCTCGCCGACGGCTCGTCGGCTCGCCTCGAGCACGTGCGGGCAGGCATCTGGGAAGCGCGCGTGCCCCGCCAGCCCGGGCCGTACACGATCACGTCCACCTACGAAGGCGGCACCGATTACACCGCCGACGACCCGTACCGGCACCTGCCCACCCTCGGCGAGATGGACCTCCACCTCATCGGCGAAGGGCGGCACGAAGAGCTGTGGCGGGTCCTGGGCGCGCACGTGCGCACGCTCGACGGGTCCCCCGGCGTCGCCTTCGCGGTGTGGGCGCCCGACGCCCGCGCCGTGCGCGTGGCCGGCGACGTCAACGGCTGGGACGGCACCGCGCACGCGATGCGGTCGATGGGCGGCAGCGGAGTGTGGGAGCTGTTCGTGCCGGGGATGGCCGCCGGCGACACCTACAAGTTCGAGATCCTGACCCGTCGGGGCGAGTGGATCCTCAAGGCCGACCCGATGGCGCGGTTCGCCGAGAAGCCCCCGGCCACCGCATCCGTGGTCACCGAATCGTCATACGCGTGGGGTGATGACGCGTGGATGGCGCGGCGCGCGCGCACCGCGCCGGTGTCGGCTCCGATGTCGATCTACGAGATCCATCTGGGCTCGTGGCGCCCGGGCCTGACGTACCGCGACGCGGCCGATCCGCTCGTCGAATACGTCACCGCGCAGGGTTTCACGCACGTGGAGTTCCTCCCGCTGGCCGAGCACCCGTTCGGCGGGTCGTGGGGATACCAGGTCACGGGGTACTACGCCCCCACCAGCCGCTTCGGACAGCCCGACGACCTGCGCTACCTCATCGATCGCCTCCACCAGGCCGGGATCGGCGTGATCATGGACTGGGTGCCCGGGCACTTCCCCAAGGATGCCTTCGCGCTCGCCCGCTTCGACGGCGAACCCCTCTACGAGCACCCCGACCCGCGCCGCGGCGAGCACAAGGACTGGGGCACGCTGATCTTCGACTACGGGCGCAACGAGGTCCGCAACTTCCTCGTCGCCAACGCCCTGTACTGGCTCGAGGAGTTCCACGTCGACGGGCTGCGCGTGGATGCGGTGGCCTCCATGCTGTACCTGGACTACTCCCGCAACGAGGGCGAGTGGGCGCCGAACCAGTACGGCGGCCGCGAGAATCTCGAGGCGATCCGCTTCCTCAAGGAGGTCAACGGCACCGCGTACAAGCGCTACCCGGGCATCGCGATCATCGCCGAGGAATCCACCAGCTTCCCCGGCGTCACCGCCCCCACCGATCATGCCGGGCTCGGCTTCGGGTTCAAGTGGAACATGGGCTGGATGAACGACTCGCTGCAGTACATGGCGCGCGACCCGCTGTACCGCGGCCACCACGAGGGCGAGCTGTCGTTCTCGTTCGTCTACGCGTTCAGCGAGAACTTCATCCTCCCCGTGAGCCACGACGAGGTCGTGCACGGCAAGGGGAGCCTCTTCGGCCGCATGCCCGGCGACCACTGGCAGAAGCTCGCCAACATGCGTGCCTTCCTCGCGTACATGTGGGGCCACCCCGGCAAGCAGCTGCTGTTCATGGGGCAGGAGTTCGGGCAGATGTCCGAATGGGCCGAGGGGCGGAGCCTGGACTGGTGGATGCTGGAACAGCCCTCGCACGCGCAGTTGCACGACTTCGTGGCGACGTTGAACCGGACCTATCGCGAGCAGGCGGCGCTGTGGTCGCGGGACTCCGACGGCGCGGCGTTCACGCGCCTGGGCGCGCCGTCCTGGAACTCCAACGTGCTCGCGTTCGCGCGACGCGATTGGCACGGCAACACCGTCGCGGTCGTGTGCAACTTCTCCGGCGCCCCCCTGCACGGCTATGAGCTGACTCTGCCCGAACACGGTGTGTGGGAGGAGATCCTCAACACCGATGCCGCCGAGTACGGCGGTTCGGGCGTCGGCAACCTCGGGGTCGTGCACGCCGACGACACCGGGCGCGCGGTCCTCAGCCTGCCCCCGCTGGGGGTGCTGTGGCTGCACCACCGTCGCGACAATGCGCGCCTCCCCGCGCCCGGCAAGGGCTGA